A DNA window from Christiangramia salexigens contains the following coding sequences:
- a CDS encoding LamG-like jellyroll fold domain-containing protein, with product MKNYKLTLFSLLAMMIGLVSCEYEGIDPITEVDPGADAANPQVKINYPLEGTTINVLEEVSTINIKFEVVDDIEIANIDVTVDGNIVANFNDFTDYRIVKEEVEFTSVTNGEHTLTVAATDIAGNTSTKTVNFSKEPPYSPKFNGEYLYMPFDGAFMDLVTIKEATVVGSPGFSNDAFLGTSAYKGASDSYLNFPFDGSIGQEFSAAFWYKVSGDPDRAAILVAGDDADDRMQGFRLFREGSPEEQRLKLNVGTGTGESWNDGGVIDVNAGEWVHVAFTVSGAESVIYFNGVAVNTASLSAPVDWTGVEQLTIGAGGETFGYWGHEYDNSNIDELRLFEKALSQDEVQNLINASSITLYMPFDGEFKDKVANREVTVNGSPSFAGESAEGSDAYSGAADSYLTMPSEGLLSEKFSATFWYKVNSDPGRAGILTVGPEDTDNAGYPGVQNKRTSGFRLFREGSPEEQRIKLNVGTGEGESWNDGGVIDVTEGEWVHVAFTISESESAIYLNGELVNTGSLSMPVDWTGTDLVSVMSGAPRFTEWGHLADTSLLDELRFYNKTLTEEEIKASMSN from the coding sequence ATGAAAAACTATAAATTAACTCTATTTAGCCTTTTGGCTATGATGATCGGGCTGGTATCCTGTGAATATGAAGGGATAGATCCTATAACGGAGGTGGATCCGGGAGCTGATGCTGCCAACCCTCAGGTCAAAATAAATTATCCTCTGGAAGGTACAACCATAAATGTACTGGAAGAGGTGTCTACTATAAATATAAAATTTGAAGTAGTAGATGACATCGAGATTGCAAATATAGATGTAACTGTTGATGGTAATATCGTTGCTAATTTCAATGATTTTACGGACTATAGGATCGTTAAGGAAGAAGTTGAGTTCACATCCGTTACTAATGGTGAACATACTCTTACTGTAGCTGCAACAGATATTGCGGGGAATACTTCTACCAAAACCGTAAACTTCAGCAAGGAGCCTCCTTATTCTCCAAAGTTTAATGGAGAATATTTATATATGCCGTTCGACGGTGCTTTTATGGACCTGGTAACTATAAAAGAAGCAACTGTTGTTGGGTCACCTGGATTTAGCAATGATGCATTTTTGGGGACAAGCGCCTACAAAGGAGCTTCAGATTCATATTTGAATTTTCCCTTTGATGGTTCTATAGGACAGGAATTCAGTGCAGCATTCTGGTATAAAGTTAGTGGTGACCCAGACAGGGCAGCTATTCTTGTAGCTGGTGACGATGCCGATGACAGAATGCAGGGTTTCCGTTTATTCAGAGAAGGAAGTCCGGAAGAGCAAAGACTTAAATTAAACGTAGGAACCGGAACAGGCGAAAGCTGGAATGATGGTGGAGTAATTGATGTAAATGCCGGAGAATGGGTGCATGTTGCCTTTACAGTGTCCGGGGCTGAATCTGTGATCTATTTTAATGGTGTGGCTGTGAATACAGCTTCTTTATCTGCTCCTGTAGACTGGACCGGAGTTGAGCAATTAACTATCGGAGCTGGCGGTGAGACCTTTGGGTATTGGGGCCATGAATATGATAATTCTAATATTGATGAATTAAGATTATTCGAAAAAGCACTTTCTCAGGATGAGGTTCAAAATCTTATCAATGCTTCATCAATAACGCTTTATATGCCGTTTGATGGAGAATTCAAAGATAAGGTCGCGAACAGGGAAGTTACAGTAAATGGCAGCCCTTCATTTGCAGGTGAAAGCGCAGAAGGTTCTGATGCTTATAGTGGAGCTGCAGATTCTTATCTTACAATGCCATCAGAAGGTTTACTAAGTGAGAAATTCAGTGCAACTTTTTGGTATAAGGTTAATTCAGATCCGGGCAGAGCAGGAATATTAACTGTTGGACCGGAAGACACAGATAACGCAGGTTATCCGGGTGTTCAAAACAAACGTACCAGCGGTTTCAGACTTTTTAGAGAAGGAAGTCCTGAGGAACAACGCATTAAACTAAATGTTGGAACCGGAGAAGGCGAAAGCTGGAATGATGGTGGTGTGATAGACGTAACCGAAGGAGAATGGGTTCATGTAGCATTTACGATTTCAGAAAGTGAAAGCGCGATCTATCTTAATGGCGAATTGGTTAATACAGGGTCACTATCCATGCCGGTAGACTGGACTGGAACAGATCTTGTTTCTGTAATGTCGGGAGCTCCA